The nucleotide sequence AGAACCGATGTCGTTGTTGTAGAACACGCCAAGGTTGTATTCGCGACTTGCACCGGCCAGGTTGCTGCGGCTGTCTTGGTAGACCAGATTGCCGCTGGCATCAATGTCGGACGGCGTTCGGAAGTGGACGTCACCGCTGGCGATTGCAACCGGCAACGCAGCCACCACACCAAACTCACCCGCCGTTGTGTTGAAGCGTGCGCCGATATTCGCGGTGTTCGAGATCACGGTGTCCGCGCCTTTGAGCATGGATTGCTGGTCGATATTTAAGGTGGTGAAGCCTGCGCTTGCGCCGCCAAATACCGACACTCGCTCGCTTACGCGGGTGTCGAAGTTGTAGCCCAGGTATCCAGTGGTGGCACCGTTAATGCGCATCAAATCGCTGTCGGCGGTGTTGCCAAGAAACGTCCCCGTTTCGGTCATGTAGCCCAGGCTCAGGCCGTTGTTAAAATCGTAACTCAGGTTAATCTCGTCGCCGTTGTCGCTGATACCCAGCAAGGTGTTGCCACCGCCCACCAGTTGCGCGTCGGTGGCGTAGCCGGCATAGGCGTTGGTGTTGATCAAATCTTTATGGGCAACGGTGTGACTGAACGTCCGTGTGTCGACGGCAGTGACCATGCTGCTGGCATCGACATAGAAGTCGCGATCATAGTCGTCCAACACCATCAGCGAGCTCATGACCTCGCTCACCTGGGCGCCTCCACTTAACCCGATAGCGCCGAAATCATTGGTGGTGGCACCGTCCGCACGTCCGCTGGTGGGGATGGACAAGGTGCCCTGGGGGCTGGTCGCTTCGTCCAGGTCTAGCAACCCTTGGCCGTGACGGTTTGCGTCATAGTTGGGGATGTTCTTGTTACCGGTGGCAAGCAGCAGCTGAGCCAAGTTTTCACCCTTCATGTGAGGCCACATCTGATGAACGATGGCGACGGCGCCGCTGATCACCGGAGCGGCCATTGAGGTGCCAGATTTGACGGTGTAGCCACCACCGCTTTGGGCACTGGCCACGAACGAGCCCGGTGCCATCAGGTAAAAATCGCTGACGCGGTAGTCGCTGGTGGCACAGCTGTCACCGACGCACAACGTGCCTGCGGCATTGGAGAAGCTCGACAGGTCGTCAGTTTTGACGTCATACGAACCGGCAATCAGAATGCGTCCGCCAAAGGTCAGCGTGCCGTCCGAGTTTGTCTGGGTGGCGTAGTTGCCGGGGTAGGCGGAGTAGGCTAAGCCTTGGTTGCCCGCGGCGGCCACCATCACCATCTCGCTGTCGCTAAAGTTCGCTTTCATGGTGCTCAGCAATGAGCCCGCTGAGTCTTGGTTCAGGTTGTAATAGCCATTCGTCGCCCAGGCGTTCAGCGTGCTGTCGCTGCCCGGATTTGCAATCGAATAGGTGCCGTTGCCAGCAGCCGTGACGGCATTGCGGAACGGGGTGCCAAAGCTGTAGCCGCCTGATACGTTGGCCACGGCCGCGCCGGACTCGGACGCCCAGCCGAGCGCTTGGGCCATGCCCATCATGTCGTAGAAGCCCGACTTGGTGGCGACTTTACCAATAATTAGGTTTGCGTCGGGGGCAACACCGGTCATGCCAATGCCGTCCAGTGCCGCAGCGGCCGTGCCGGCGACGTGGGTACCATGGCCATTGACGTCGTCCATGCCTTCGCTACCGTTACACGCCGAGGTGAAGCACTGTTGATCAAGGATTCGCCCGGCAAATTCGCTGTGGTCGGCATCGATGCCCGTGTCAAGAATGGCAATGGTGCTGCCGGCGCCAGTCCAGCCGCGTGCCCACGCCTCCGGCGCGTTGACGATATCAAGGTCATTGCCGTACTTGCCGTAGCGTTCGTTGCTCAAAATGGTCGAGGCGCCAAAAAAGCTGTAGGCGGTTTGAAAGGCGTCAACGTAGTTTTGTGTCTGTGACAAGTTGACGTCGTCGCGTGCCATGTAGGCGTCGGCCGCGATCACATTTAGGGTCGGTGAGCCCTGGCCCGACACCACCTCTTGCTCCGGTGCGGGTTCCGGCGCGATGTCACGGGATTCGATCAGCTGCCGTGCGATTTGTGTTTCCTGCTCGTAGGTTGTCTCCACCGCGGACACTTCACTGTGGGTCTCGGCCTCGGTGCTGCCGTCGTTGTAATGACGTGTGGTGGTGGTTTCGACGACGGTTGTGGTCTTGACCGCGGTTTCCATGACGCGGGTTACGACCGCGTAGATGTGAATGGCGCCGTCGTCGGTTTCCTCGACCACCGTGTCAGTTCGGTCGACTTCGTAGGGTGCGCTACGAACCACGTCGTAGCGGGTGTCAACCGCGGTCTCGGTGCGGACCAATACTGGGGCCGCCGGTACGCTGTTAGCGTTGTCCAAAAATGCGGTCAATTGGTCCAGCTCTTGTTGGTAATCGTCACGCGTTTGGATCAGAAACCCGAACCAGGGTTGGGTGCTGTAGCGCTCGCGGTAACGATCGATGTACATGTCGTAGAAGTACACGAAGCGCTCAGTTTGCGCGATATACTGACGCGCCAGCTCGGTCTGCGAGGCGAAGCCGCCATCGTGCTGTTCAACCAGGGACGAGTAGTCTCTAACGGCAGCCTCAACATCGTTCGGCAATATTATGGCACCCGACACACAGACTGTAAGGGCGGCGGCAACAGCTGTTTTCTTGAAGTTTTTCATAGGGTTCACTCTCGTTTTCAATTCTGGGGCCGGGATAATCACGGCAAGTTTGTTGGTACTTCTCGGACACCCCAGAGTGTAGAAGTGGACTTTGGTACTATCGCCTCGGCGACTCACAAACGTGATCTGTGTCTCACAATTTGTGCGCCCTTGAGCACGTCATACGTTTGATTGGTTAGCCGTTTCGTTGCGTCAACGATTTGTCAGTCGGCCATGAGGGTAGGGTAAGCTGGTGCCGGGTTGCCCCGCTGTCCGATACCTCGTCCGCGGATCGGTGGTGCACTACCCATCCGATAAAGCGACAGTGGACATGCCCAGTGAAGGTGCTTGAAACGAACTTGCCAGGGGTCTTGATTTTTGAACCGAGGGTGTTCGGTGACGCCCGCGGTTTCTTTAAAGAGACCTTTCAGGCCGCGCGCTATCGCGACGCCGGCATTACCCAGCCGTTTGTGCAGGACAACCATTCGCGCTCTAGCAAGGGTGTGTTGCGTGGGCTGCACATGCAGCGTCAACACCCCCAGGGCAAACTGGTGTCCTGTTCGCGCGGCGCGGTGTTTGATGTGGCGGTGGATATTGACCCGGACTCGGCCACCTTTGGCGACTTCGTCGGCACGGAATTGAGTGAAGACAATCATAAACAGCTGTGGATTCCTCCGGGGTATGCACACGGGTTTTATGTGCTGACGGACGTCGCTGATTTTCAATACAAGTGCACGGACCTGTATCGGCCCGAGGACGAATGCGGACTTATTTGGAACGACGCAGACGTTAACATTCCGTGGCCCAGTCGATCTCCCACCCTATCGGACAAGGACAAAGCATTGCCCAGTTTGCGAACCCTTCAACAGCAGTCGGCCCGCGTATGAGAGTTTTGGTCGCCGGCGCCAACGGCCAGGTCGGTCAAAGTTTGATTCAGCGCAGCTCGCATGAATTGGTGGCATTGGACCGCGGTGCGTTGGACATTACCCAGCCGCACTCCATTCAGTCGGCGATTGAGCGCCACCGTCCGGATGTGCTGATCAATGCTGCGGCCTATACCGCGGTCGATCGGGCCGAACGCGAATCGGCACTGGCCGTGGCGGGCAATCAGACCGGGCCGGCGCTGTTGGCGGCGGCATGCGCAGGCGCGGGGATACCGTTATTGCACATCAGCACGGACTACGTGTTCGATGGCACGGCCGATCGGCCCTATGTCGAAACGGACCCGACCCAACCGCTGGGTATTTACGGCCAGACCAAGTGCGCCGGTGAAGTCGCCGTGCGGGCGGCATTGCCCGAGCACATCATTTTGCGCACCAGCTGGGTGTTCTCGGCGCACGGCGCGAACTTTGTGCGGACCATGCTGCGCCTGGCTGACACGCGCGATCAACTCAGTGTGGTAGATGATCAATTCGGTGGCCCAACCGGTGCCGATACCATTGCCGATGCCTTGCTCGGGATGGTGGACCGTTATCGGGACACCGGCGCATTACCGTGGGGCACCTACCACTTTAGCCAGTTGCCGCACGTGAGTTGGCACCAGTTCGCCTGCGAGATCATTCGCCAAGGCCGGGCCCGTGGACTGCTGGATCATGACATCGAGGTGTTGCCGGTGCCGTCCAGCGCCTATCCGACCACGGTCGAGCGGCCGAAAAATTCACGCTTGGACCGAGCCAAATATGACCAAGCCTTTGATCTCCAAACGCCAAGTTGGAAAGCCGAATTGGCCCAGGTTTTGGGCGTCTTGTCGGCCCGTTCCTAGGGACCCTCAATCCGCCACCAGCTCGGCAATAAGCGCCTGTTTTCATGGCGTCGATAACGGTCGTCCAACAGGTAAATGACCCCGGTGTCGGTCAAGGTCCGGACCACACGGCCGGCGGCTTGAACGACCTTTTGCAGCCCCGGATAACGGTAGGCGTAGTCAAATCCCTGTTGATTGTTCTGATCAATGCGTTCGCGCAGCAGCTCGGTCAAGGGCTCGTTGGCCGGCATGCCCATGGTCGTGATAAAGGCGCCGATCAAACGGCGGCCGGGCAGGTCGACCCCCTCGCCAAAGGCACCGCCCAATACTGCAAACCCCAAAATCTGACTGACCTCGCTGAAGTGCGCTAGAAACTCACTGCGCTGGTCTTCACTCATCCCGGCGGTTTGGCACTGGGTCGCAAGTGCCGGTGCCCGCTGCTGCACGGCCGCGTGCAACTCTTGCAGGTAGTGGTAGGAGCTGGCGAAGACCAGGTAATTGCCGGGTTCGGAATCGCACTGGGCGATGATTTGCTCGGCAATCGGACCCAAACTGTTGGCGCGGTCGCTGTAACGGGTCGACAGCCCCGGCGGTATCACCACCCGTAATTGGCTGGGGTCAAACGGCGAGGGCACATCGAGCACCCGCGTTTGCTCGCCAAGCCCGAGCATGCCGCGGTGGTATTCGGGCGGGCTTAGGGTTGCCGAGAACAGGGTGCTACTGACGGCATTGGCGAACCGTGGTGCCAGGTGTGGCGACGGGATCAGGTTGCGAATGGCGATTTGGGTGCGCACATTAAGCGCGTCGGATTCATCCAGCGTTACTTCAAGCACGCTATGGTCGGCGAACACATCGGCCAGACGAATAAAGGCCAGGGCTTCAAAATAAAACTGCATGTAAGGCCCGTCATGGCGTATCGCGGCGTCACCGAGAAAGTCGGTGACCTTAGAGACCAAGTTTTGCAGTGCTTTAAGCAGCGCCTCGGGAATCTCGTGGTAGTAAGCGCGGGCGGCGGTTTGGCGCGCGAAGCTGTTTTCCCAGGCCGGCATCAATGCCTTAAATGCGCCACGCAAGGCGCTTGGGGCCTGTGCGGCGGATGCCTCAAGCACCGCCTGATCCAGCACCACGCTGTACATGGCGCGGGCGCGTTCGACCAGGTTGTGGGCCTCGTCGACCAGGACCACGGCCCGCCAACCCGACTCTAGGGTGCGGGCGTGCAGCAGCGCTTGGGCATCGAAGTAGTAGTTGTAGTCGCCGATCACCACGTCGCACCATTGCGACATTTCCTGGGCCAAGTAGTACGGGCAGACGCGGTAGGCCAGCGCAATTTCACGGACGCGTTCGCGGTCCAGCCAACGCGCTTGGGCGGCCTCGACCCGGGCCAAGGGCAAGCGGTCGTAAAATCCTTGGGCCAATGGGCAGGAGTCGCCATGACAGGCCTTATCCGGATGCTCGCAGGCTTTGTCCCTGGCCACCAGTTCCAGCACCCGCAGCGGTTGCTCGCCGCGCCCTGACAGTCGGTCAGCCGCATCCAGTGCCAGCGCACGACCGGGCGTTTTAGCGGTCAAAAAGAACACCCGGTCCAGCTCGCCGCGGGCCATTTGTTTGACCGCTGGAAACAGCGTCGCCAATGTTTTGCCGATGCCCGTGGTGGCCTGGGCCAGTTGCGACGCGCCGTTGGAAATAGCGGTGTAGACCCCGCGCGCCAACTCGTATTGGCCCACTCGAAAGCTTGGGTAGGGGAAGTTTAGGCCCGTGCTGAACGCGTCGCGGCGGCGGCGGTGGGCCAGCTCCATCTCGGCCCAGGCCCGAAACGACTGGCAACTGACCTTAACAAAGGTCGCCAAGTCGCTGGCACTGAAACGCTCGGACTGGAGTGTCTCCTCGCCGGACACCACGTGGTAATACAGCACGCCAACTTCAATCTGAGAAAGGCCCTGGGCCTCACACAGCATGGCCCCGTAAAGCTTGGCTTGGGCCCAGTGCAGCGCGCAGTGGTTGTCCGGGATGCGTTCGATCGGCACGCGGTGGGTCTTGATTTCCTCCACGCGGCCGACCTCTGAGCTCCACAGATCACAGCGGCCACTTAGCTCGATTCCCTGGCACACCAGCGACAGGCTGACTTCGGGCTGCCAGTGGGCGGCGCGTTTAGCCGTCACCGCTTGGTGCCCACGTATACCGTCAATGGCACTTGGGGCTGGGGTGAAGCGAAGGTCCAAGTCGCCCAGTTTGGCGGTAAACGCGGCCAGGCCGCGGACACTGACGGGGTAGTTCATGCCCAACTCACGTTGACGACGGTGGCGTCAATGCGGTGATGATTAAAAAATCCAAGCCATGCGCGCTGGTGATCCTGAAGGGCGTCGCCGGGGCCTTTGACTTCAACCAGTCGGTAACTGCGTGCGGAGCTGTCAAACACGATCAGGTCTGGGAACCCACTTCGATGGCGCTTGATGTCATCCAGCAGCCGCCTGAAAATCACCGCCAGGTCGTCCGCTGGCAAACAGTCCAGCGCCAGCTCCAGCAGTGGTGGCGTTAGCACCGACCAATTGACCAGACGATTTTGAATGCCACGGCTGTGCTTGGCGCGTTGGCGGAT is from Litorivicinus lipolyticus and encodes:
- a CDS encoding S8 family peptidase; translation: MKNFKKTAVAAALTVCVSGAIILPNDVEAAVRDYSSLVEQHDGGFASQTELARQYIAQTERFVYFYDMYIDRYRERYSTQPWFGFLIQTRDDYQQELDQLTAFLDNANSVPAAPVLVRTETAVDTRYDVVRSAPYEVDRTDTVVEETDDGAIHIYAVVTRVMETAVKTTTVVETTTTRHYNDGSTEAETHSEVSAVETTYEQETQIARQLIESRDIAPEPAPEQEVVSGQGSPTLNVIAADAYMARDDVNLSQTQNYVDAFQTAYSFFGASTILSNERYGKYGNDLDIVNAPEAWARGWTGAGSTIAILDTGIDADHSEFAGRILDQQCFTSACNGSEGMDDVNGHGTHVAGTAAAALDGIGMTGVAPDANLIIGKVATKSGFYDMMGMAQALGWASESGAAVANVSGGYSFGTPFRNAVTAAGNGTYSIANPGSDSTLNAWATNGYYNLNQDSAGSLLSTMKANFSDSEMVMVAAAGNQGLAYSAYPGNYATQTNSDGTLTFGGRILIAGSYDVKTDDLSSFSNAAGTLCVGDSCATSDYRVSDFYLMAPGSFVASAQSGGGYTVKSGTSMAAPVISGAVAIVHQMWPHMKGENLAQLLLATGNKNIPNYDANRHGQGLLDLDEATSPQGTLSIPTSGRADGATTNDFGAIGLSGGAQVSEVMSSLMVLDDYDRDFYVDASSMVTAVDTRTFSHTVAHKDLINTNAYAGYATDAQLVGGGNTLLGISDNGDEINLSYDFNNGLSLGYMTETGTFLGNTADSDLMRINGATTGYLGYNFDTRVSERVSVFGGASAGFTTLNIDQQSMLKGADTVISNTANIGARFNTTAGEFGVVAALPVAIASGDVHFRTPSDIDASGNLVYQDSRSNLAGASREYNLGVFYNNDIGSATRISAYAEQRSNYTGIDGKTEVEAGIQLNIRF
- a CDS encoding ATP-dependent DNA helicase; amino-acid sequence: MNYPVSVRGLAAFTAKLGDLDLRFTPAPSAIDGIRGHQAVTAKRAAHWQPEVSLSLVCQGIELSGRCDLWSSEVGRVEEIKTHRVPIERIPDNHCALHWAQAKLYGAMLCEAQGLSQIEVGVLYYHVVSGEETLQSERFSASDLATFVKVSCQSFRAWAEMELAHRRRRDAFSTGLNFPYPSFRVGQYELARGVYTAISNGASQLAQATTGIGKTLATLFPAVKQMARGELDRVFFLTAKTPGRALALDAADRLSGRGEQPLRVLELVARDKACEHPDKACHGDSCPLAQGFYDRLPLARVEAAQARWLDRERVREIALAYRVCPYYLAQEMSQWCDVVIGDYNYYFDAQALLHARTLESGWRAVVLVDEAHNLVERARAMYSVVLDQAVLEASAAQAPSALRGAFKALMPAWENSFARQTAARAYYHEIPEALLKALQNLVSKVTDFLGDAAIRHDGPYMQFYFEALAFIRLADVFADHSVLEVTLDESDALNVRTQIAIRNLIPSPHLAPRFANAVSSTLFSATLSPPEYHRGMLGLGEQTRVLDVPSPFDPSQLRVVIPPGLSTRYSDRANSLGPIAEQIIAQCDSEPGNYLVFASSYHYLQELHAAVQQRAPALATQCQTAGMSEDQRSEFLAHFSEVSQILGFAVLGGAFGEGVDLPGRRLIGAFITTMGMPANEPLTELLRERIDQNNQQGFDYAYRYPGLQKVVQAAGRVVRTLTDTGVIYLLDDRYRRHENRRLLPSWWRIEGP
- the rfbD gene encoding dTDP-4-dehydrorhamnose reductase, coding for MRVLVAGANGQVGQSLIQRSSHELVALDRGALDITQPHSIQSAIERHRPDVLINAAAYTAVDRAERESALAVAGNQTGPALLAAACAGAGIPLLHISTDYVFDGTADRPYVETDPTQPLGIYGQTKCAGEVAVRAALPEHIILRTSWVFSAHGANFVRTMLRLADTRDQLSVVDDQFGGPTGADTIADALLGMVDRYRDTGALPWGTYHFSQLPHVSWHQFACEIIRQGRARGLLDHDIEVLPVPSSAYPTTVERPKNSRLDRAKYDQAFDLQTPSWKAELAQVLGVLSARS
- the rfbC gene encoding dTDP-4-dehydrorhamnose 3,5-epimerase; translated protein: MKVLETNLPGVLIFEPRVFGDARGFFKETFQAARYRDAGITQPFVQDNHSRSSKGVLRGLHMQRQHPQGKLVSCSRGAVFDVAVDIDPDSATFGDFVGTELSEDNHKQLWIPPGYAHGFYVLTDVADFQYKCTDLYRPEDECGLIWNDADVNIPWPSRSPTLSDKDKALPSLRTLQQQSARV